One stretch of Arachis hypogaea cultivar Tifrunner chromosome 20, arahy.Tifrunner.gnm2.J5K5, whole genome shotgun sequence DNA includes these proteins:
- the LOC112786833 gene encoding uncharacterized protein codes for MGPVSFELVRAELRAKKEDNEDPSQSEMFVVTRTSKKGETDSGTQETIEHLQNLKEAGYNDDEVVQTVFGKERHGRVRFYGRSVTKSSLKKEKEIRQMQQQHNEVVSTMEKNQNNLTSKLDGLTNLIKTLLQQVNPGMSAEQVQVMIEAAQQSPPDASSAPNDARRSIPPSLGSNHVSKDMEEDMI; via the exons ATGGGTCCAGTTAGTTTTGAATTAGTACGCGCTGAATTg CGTGCAAAGAAGGAGGACAATGAAGATCCATCACAATCTGAGATGTTTGTTGTAACTCGTACGAGCAAAAAAGGAGAGACTGATTCGGGAACACAAGAGACAATT GAACATCTTCAAAATTTGAAAGAAGCAGGATACAATGATGATGAAGTAGTTCAAACAGTTTTTGGAAAGGAGAGACATGGAAGAGTTCGTTTCTATGGTCGATCAGTCACAAAATCCTCTCTTAAAAAGGAGAAGGAAATCCGACAAATGCAGCAACAACATAATGAAGTGGTTTCAACTAtggagaaaaatcaaaataacttAACTTCCAAGTTGGATGGTTTAACAAACTTGATTAAGACGTTGTTGCAACAAGTCAATCCTGGTATGAGTGCAGAACAAGTGCAAGTAATGATAGAAGCTGCCCAACAATCTCCGCCTGACGCGAGTAGTGCACCAAATGATGCGCGGCGAAGCATTCCTCCTTCACTTGGATCGAACCATGTATCAAAGGATATGGAA GAAGACATGATCTGA